Proteins co-encoded in one Salarias fasciatus chromosome 4, fSalaFa1.1, whole genome shotgun sequence genomic window:
- the LOC115387786 gene encoding uncharacterized protein LOC115387786 — MLAFCLNLQVFLCLYWTALTDAEVKGVQWKKSGESVTIQCRSSGKQQQLALKKGLKEEFQLFNTEAASAKEVTAKEYIERLQTHGEFPNKDILIKNLSPNDTGPYWCIYTKVDSHANIETTKGEGSVLLVVTDHAGDKQVAKDEPKACDSSNQDLIMVCVVVIGVVLLLIIMSFLIWIVRKKQSGNGAEKPRRVATNDVYEEMRGTLRP, encoded by the exons ATGCTCGCTTTCTGCCTCAATCTCcaggtttttctttgtctttactGGACAGCCCTGACTGATGCAG aagtTAAAGGAGTGCAATGGAAGAAGTCTGGGGAGTCCGTCACCATCCAGTGCAGATCTTCtggcaaacaacaacaactggcTTTGAAAAAAGGCCTCAAAGAAGAATTTCAGCTTTTTAACACCGAAGCAGCATCAGCCAAAGAGGTGACTGCAAAAGAATACATCGAACGACTGCAGACACATGGAGAATTTCCCAACAAAGATATTCTCATAAAAAACCTGTCTCCAAATGACACTGGGCCTTACTGGTGCATATACACAAAGGTGGACTCTCACGCAAACATAGAGACTACAAAAGGTGAAGGGTCTGTGCTCCTGGTGGTCACAG ACCATGCAGGAGACAAACAGGTGGCAAAGGATGAACCGAAAGCGTGTGATTCGTCAAACCAGGATCTGATCatggtgtgtgttgttgtcattGGCGTTGTACTGCTGCTCATCATCATGTCCTTCCTCATATGGATCGTTCGCAAG AAACAGTCAGGGAACGGAGCGGAGAAACCAAGACGCGTCGCCACCAATGATGTTTACGAGGAGATGCGAGGAACTCTCAGACCTTGA